A single window of Acidobacteriota bacterium DNA harbors:
- a CDS encoding ABC transporter permease — protein MKLLRSDIWENLKMAMDTLRMNKTRSFLTVLGVVIGVWTVMAIASIISGIDYAVTKQIESIGTNSIFITKFDRGVRFGPPTREERMRKPLAYEDAIALGQLPSVLVSTPILNITNDYFGRKLVVKGGGKESAAVVLQGVTPDYENTGIWVMNAGRFFTKQENDSRDEVCVVGSSVVDQFFPFLNPIDKPLTINGREFRIVGVLEKREQLFGGGEGSNDQNNIVFMPFSVAQKLKPRAEDVYITVVAKPGMLTQAVDDVTAQMRIRRQVLFDQPNNFGLSTADSIIQTFRSITFGVALAMIAISSVGLMVGGIGVMNIMLVSVTERTREIGIRKAIGGRRRDILWQFLIEAMTLTGMGGLIGLGIGWLTTLLIRLIVPSYVPLWAPAAGFLSSVGIGLVFGLWPAWKAARLDPIVALRYE, from the coding sequence ATGAAACTTCTTCGTAGCGACATCTGGGAAAATCTGAAAATGGCGATGGACACGTTGCGCATGAACAAGACGCGCTCGTTTCTGACCGTTCTGGGCGTGGTGATCGGCGTCTGGACGGTCATGGCCATCGCTTCGATCATCAGCGGCATTGATTACGCCGTCACCAAACAGATTGAATCCATTGGAACCAATTCAATTTTCATCACCAAGTTTGATCGCGGTGTCCGGTTCGGGCCTCCCACGCGCGAAGAACGCATGCGGAAACCGTTGGCGTATGAAGACGCCATTGCGCTTGGCCAACTGCCGAGCGTGTTGGTTTCCACGCCGATTCTGAATATCACCAATGATTATTTTGGCCGCAAGCTGGTGGTCAAAGGCGGCGGGAAGGAATCGGCTGCCGTCGTGCTGCAAGGCGTTACGCCGGATTACGAAAATACCGGAATCTGGGTGATGAATGCCGGTCGTTTTTTCACCAAACAGGAAAATGATTCGCGCGACGAAGTTTGCGTCGTCGGCAGTTCCGTCGTTGATCAATTTTTCCCCTTCCTCAATCCGATAGACAAACCTCTGACGATCAACGGGCGCGAATTTCGGATTGTCGGCGTGCTGGAAAAACGCGAACAGCTTTTCGGTGGCGGCGAAGGCAGCAACGATCAAAACAACATTGTGTTTATGCCGTTTTCTGTCGCGCAAAAACTCAAACCGCGCGCCGAAGATGTGTACATCACCGTCGTTGCCAAACCCGGCATGTTGACCCAGGCGGTGGACGACGTGACCGCGCAAATGCGAATCCGGCGACAAGTATTGTTTGACCAGCCGAACAATTTTGGACTTTCAACCGCCGACAGCATCATTCAAACGTTCCGCTCCATCACGTTTGGCGTTGCCCTGGCGATGATTGCCATCTCTTCTGTCGGGTTGATGGTGGGCGGCATTGGCGTGATGAACATCATGCTGGTCAGCGTCACCGAACGGACGCGCGAAATCGGCATTCGCAAAGCTATCGGCGGGCGTCGCCGCGACATTTTGTGGCAATTTCTGATCGAAGCCATGACGCTGACCGGAATGGGTGGTTTGATCGGATTGGGGATTGGCTGGCTGACGACGCTGCTGATCCGTTTGATTGTTCCCTCCTACGTTCCGCTGTGGGCGCCTGCAGCGGGGTTCCTTTCCAGCGTCGGCATCGGCCTGGTTTTCGGTTTATGGCCGGCATGGAAGGCTGCTCGGCTCGACCCAATTGTCGCGCTCAGATATGAATGA
- a CDS encoding ABC transporter permease — protein sequence MEFKETFKLALDAIWSHKLRSALTLLGMIIGVTAVVVVVSLIQGFNRYVDEKIAGIGAKSFSVRRFSFEDWKNTDTIAEAQRRNKDLTFDDFDYLRERAVQAGQLGAKAMGTPATIKYSNESAENVSVDGATANCAEIDNMDIAEGRYFTQTEDSSTQNVVLLGFDVADKLFPNTSAVGKEVTIAGLPYRVVGVAAAKGTVFGMPQDVFATIPLHSYIKHFGPAVRQRSMYFVGTAKDDNKFQEAVEEVRALLRSRRQLKYDEKDNFGIGTPDAIMGMRDRLLGPIFITAIAVPAIALVVGGIVIMNIMLVSVTERTKEIGIRKSLGARQKDILRQFLMEAITLSAIGGSVGVFIAWVTGRIMTAVFFPTYLSIAAVVIAVGVSGLIGVLSGILPARKAAMLDPIEALRAE from the coding sequence ATGGAATTCAAAGAAACTTTCAAGCTTGCGCTTGACGCAATCTGGTCGCATAAACTTCGCTCGGCGCTGACCTTGCTCGGAATGATTATCGGCGTTACAGCAGTGGTGGTAGTGGTTTCCCTGATTCAAGGATTCAACCGTTACGTGGACGAAAAAATCGCGGGCATCGGCGCAAAATCGTTCAGCGTTCGCCGCTTCAGTTTTGAGGATTGGAAGAACACAGACACGATCGCCGAAGCGCAGCGTCGAAACAAAGATTTGACTTTCGACGATTTCGATTATCTACGGGAACGCGCGGTTCAGGCCGGCCAGCTTGGGGCGAAAGCCATGGGCACTCCCGCAACCATCAAATACTCCAACGAAAGCGCGGAAAACGTTTCCGTAGACGGAGCCACAGCCAATTGCGCGGAAATTGACAATATGGACATTGCAGAAGGGCGTTACTTTACGCAAACCGAAGACAGCTCCACGCAAAACGTCGTGCTGCTTGGGTTCGACGTTGCCGACAAGCTTTTTCCGAATACTTCGGCGGTTGGAAAAGAAGTGACGATTGCCGGGTTGCCGTATCGCGTTGTTGGAGTCGCCGCCGCCAAAGGAACCGTCTTTGGGATGCCGCAGGATGTGTTTGCGACCATCCCGCTGCATTCGTACATCAAACATTTTGGCCCGGCGGTTCGCCAACGCAGCATGTATTTCGTCGGCACTGCCAAAGACGACAACAAGTTTCAGGAAGCCGTGGAGGAAGTCCGCGCCTTGTTGCGATCACGCCGCCAACTGAAATACGACGAAAAAGACAACTTCGGCATTGGCACGCCGGACGCAATTATGGGGATGCGCGACCGTTTACTTGGTCCAATCTTCATCACCGCCATTGCTGTTCCAGCCATTGCGCTGGTCGTTGGCGGAATTGTCATCATGAACATCATGCTGGTCAGCGTCACCGAACGAACCAAGGAAATTGGCATTCGCAAAAGTTTGGGCGCGCGGCAAAAAGACATTTTGCGGCAATTCCTGATGGAAGCGATCACCTTGTCGGCAATTGGCGGTTCGGTCGGCGTTTTCATTGCCTGGGTTACGGGCAGAATTATGACGGCAGTCTTCTTTCCAACGTATCTTTCAATCGCCGCAGTGGTCATTGCCGTCGGCGTTTCCGGCCTGATTGGCGTGTTGTCGGGCATCTTGCCTGCGCGCAAAGCGGCGATGCTGGATCCGATTGAAGCGTTACGAGCAGAATAA
- the nagA gene encoding N-acetylglucosamine-6-phosphate deacetylase produces MKIRGRLAGSANAVDLVVEGKQISDIKVADASRVCDLGDEQLRLSAGFIDLQLNGYGGIDFNDTGTTTEQIVELTRRLWKTGVTSFCPTVVTESAEHISACLTNICRAADLAQDFAQAFIGVHLEGPFISLEDGPRGAHPRQHVCPPDWETFQRWQEAAGGQIRLLTLSPEWPESLHFIERAAAAGIIVAIGHTAATPQQIADAVKAGAKMSTHLGNGSHAKIDRHPNYIWEQLANDDLWASFIVDGHHLPPSVVKCFLRSKGIARSVLVTDAIAAAGCPPGKYKLGNIEAEVLESGRVCLPGTPYLAGSALEMHDAVGKTVAFSDATLDDALRMASANPAKLFGLKDRGSVEVGQQADLILFNWYEATNQMKVVATVVGGKIAFRNQ; encoded by the coding sequence ATGAAAATCAGAGGTCGTTTAGCAGGCAGCGCGAACGCGGTTGATTTGGTGGTTGAGGGCAAGCAAATCAGCGACATCAAGGTTGCCGATGCTTCCCGGGTTTGCGATTTGGGAGATGAGCAGTTGCGCCTGTCGGCTGGGTTCATTGATCTGCAACTCAACGGTTACGGCGGAATTGATTTCAACGACACTGGGACGACGACCGAACAGATTGTCGAATTGACTCGCCGATTGTGGAAAACCGGCGTGACTTCGTTTTGTCCGACCGTCGTCACCGAATCCGCTGAACACATTTCTGCTTGTTTGACGAATATCTGTCGTGCGGCTGATTTAGCGCAGGACTTTGCGCAAGCGTTCATCGGCGTGCATTTGGAAGGTCCTTTCATTTCACTGGAAGACGGGCCACGAGGCGCGCACCCTCGGCAACACGTTTGCCCGCCGGATTGGGAAACGTTCCAGCGATGGCAGGAAGCCGCAGGCGGGCAAATTCGCTTGCTGACCTTGTCGCCCGAATGGCCGGAAAGTTTGCATTTCATTGAACGTGCTGCGGCTGCTGGGATCATTGTTGCCATCGGCCACACAGCGGCGACTCCGCAGCAGATCGCCGATGCCGTCAAAGCCGGAGCCAAAATGTCCACGCATTTGGGCAACGGGTCGCACGCGAAAATTGATCGCCATCCGAATTACATCTGGGAACAACTTGCCAATGATGATTTATGGGCAAGCTTCATTGTGGACGGACACCATTTGCCGCCTTCCGTGGTCAAATGCTTTTTGCGCAGCAAGGGCATCGCGCGCAGCGTGCTGGTCACAGATGCGATTGCCGCCGCCGGTTGTCCGCCGGGCAAATACAAACTCGGCAACATCGAAGCCGAGGTGCTGGAAAGCGGGCGCGTCTGTTTGCCGGGCACGCCCTATCTGGCCGGTTCGGCGCTGGAAATGCACGACGCTGTTGGGAAGACGGTGGCATTTTCCGATGCTACGCTTGATGATGCACTGCGAATGGCTTCCGCAAATCCGGCGAAATTGTTTGGCCTGAAAGATCGTGGAAGCGTCGAAGTTGGCCAGCAAGCTGACCTGATTTTGTTCAATTGGTATGAAGCGACAAACCAAATGAAAGTCGTTGCAACGGTTGTCGGCGGTAAAATCGCATTTCGGAATCAGTGA
- a CDS encoding DUF1501 domain-containing protein: MNFQDELKLEYKRLVTRRHFFKDCSIGLGSLALASLLNEKSFARGAQQPKNPLAPKAPHFAAKAKRVIYLFQAGAPSQLDLFDYKPGLVKYNGQPVPQELVKGINYAFIKPDAGLYASEFKFAKHGQSGAELSEAFIHLPKAADDIAIIRSMMSEAINHAPGQIFMNTGSVQFGRPSFGAWVTYGLGSETQDLPAFVVLSSGGGTSGGAGNWGCGFLPTLYQGVPFQRTGPPILSLSNPRGITREMQRRSLDTLKELNEQHLEVTGDPEIATRINSFEMAYRMQESAPELMDFSKESKETLAMYGVEPGKNSYANNCLLARRLIERGVRFVQLFHEAWDHHSEVAKGVKAQLKNTDQATTALILDLKQRGLLDDTIVVWGGEFGRTPMVEADPDANRSKGRDHHNKSFTMFVAGGGFKRGITLGKTDELGFNVVEDPVQVHDLHATILQLLGFDHTKLTYRYSGRDFRLTDVHGVVVDKLLA, encoded by the coding sequence ATGAATTTTCAGGACGAACTCAAACTCGAATATAAACGATTAGTCACGCGCCGCCACTTCTTCAAAGACTGCAGCATTGGGTTAGGTTCCTTGGCATTGGCTTCATTGCTGAACGAAAAAAGCTTTGCGCGAGGCGCTCAGCAACCGAAAAATCCGCTTGCGCCTAAAGCTCCGCATTTTGCCGCAAAAGCCAAGCGCGTAATTTACCTGTTTCAGGCGGGCGCTCCGTCGCAACTGGATTTGTTCGATTACAAACCGGGCTTGGTCAAATACAACGGCCAACCGGTTCCGCAGGAATTGGTTAAAGGTATCAATTACGCCTTCATTAAACCCGACGCTGGGCTTTACGCTTCAGAGTTCAAGTTTGCCAAACACGGCCAATCGGGCGCGGAGTTGTCCGAAGCCTTTATCCACTTGCCAAAAGCCGCCGATGACATTGCCATCATTCGTTCGATGATGTCTGAAGCGATCAATCACGCACCGGGACAGATTTTTATGAACACGGGCTCCGTGCAATTCGGGCGTCCAAGCTTCGGCGCGTGGGTGACGTATGGACTGGGTAGCGAGACGCAGGATTTGCCGGCGTTTGTCGTGCTCAGTTCCGGCGGCGGAACCAGCGGCGGAGCGGGAAATTGGGGCTGCGGATTTTTGCCGACCTTGTATCAAGGCGTGCCGTTCCAACGCACAGGGCCTCCGATTCTGTCGCTGTCGAATCCGCGAGGCATCACGCGTGAAATGCAGCGCCGTTCGCTGGATACTCTGAAAGAACTCAACGAACAGCATCTGGAAGTAACGGGCGATCCCGAAATCGCCACGCGTATCAATTCCTTCGAGATGGCGTACCGTATGCAGGAAAGCGCCCCGGAACTGATGGATTTTTCCAAAGAGTCAAAAGAAACCTTGGCGATGTACGGCGTCGAACCGGGTAAGAATTCATACGCGAACAATTGCCTGTTGGCTCGGCGGTTGATCGAACGCGGCGTGCGTTTTGTGCAGTTGTTCCACGAAGCCTGGGATCATCACAGTGAAGTCGCCAAAGGCGTCAAAGCGCAGCTTAAAAACACCGATCAGGCGACGACGGCATTGATTCTGGATTTGAAACAGCGCGGTTTATTGGATGACACCATCGTTGTTTGGGGCGGAGAATTTGGCCGAACCCCAATGGTGGAAGCCGATCCTGACGCCAATCGCAGCAAAGGCCGCGATCATCACAACAAATCCTTCACGATGTTCGTCGCCGGCGGCGGGTTCAAACGCGGCATCACATTGGGCAAAACCGATGAACTCGGTTTCAACGTCGTCGAAGACCCCGTGCAAGTCCACGACCTGCACGCAACGATCTTGCAACTACTGGGTTTTGACCACACCAAACTGACCTATCGTTACTCTGGACGTGACTTTCGTCTGACGGATGTTCACGGCGTGGTGGTGGATAAATTGCTGGCGTGA
- a CDS encoding rRNA pseudouridine synthase, whose translation MSEGLIRLSKLMAQRGICSRREADVFIEQGLVIVDGQVISQLGTKVSPNAEIKLAAAASQQQNKLITIILNKPIGYVSAQAEVGYEPAVVLLTQANQFGESKLKLKPEHLKGLAVAGRLDIDSQGLLLFTQDGRVAKKIIGENGKVEKEYIVRVAGLLPENRLQLLRHGLELDGKPLKPAKVEWINRDQLRFVLTEGKKRQIRRMCELVGLRILGLKRVRIGKLKLGNLPEGKWRFLEASESVD comes from the coding sequence ATGAGTGAAGGATTGATCCGCTTGTCGAAATTGATGGCTCAGCGGGGCATCTGTTCCCGCCGCGAAGCGGATGTTTTCATTGAACAAGGCTTGGTGATCGTTGATGGGCAGGTGATCAGCCAACTCGGCACCAAAGTTTCGCCAAACGCTGAAATTAAGCTTGCCGCTGCGGCCAGTCAGCAGCAAAACAAACTCATCACCATCATTTTGAATAAACCCATCGGCTACGTATCGGCCCAGGCCGAAGTCGGATACGAACCTGCCGTCGTGTTGCTGACACAAGCCAATCAGTTCGGCGAATCAAAACTGAAACTGAAACCCGAACATCTGAAAGGCTTGGCCGTTGCGGGACGGCTGGATATTGATTCACAAGGATTGTTGCTGTTTACGCAAGACGGACGCGTTGCTAAAAAAATCATTGGTGAGAACGGCAAAGTCGAAAAGGAATACATCGTGCGCGTCGCGGGTTTGTTACCAGAGAATCGTTTGCAACTGTTGCGGCATGGATTGGAATTGGACGGCAAACCGCTTAAACCGGCAAAAGTTGAATGGATCAATCGCGATCAGCTTCGATTTGTTTTGACCGAAGGCAAGAAGCGCCAAATTCGCCGCATGTGTGAACTGGTCGGGTTGAGAATTCTGGGGTTGAAGCGCGTGCGAATCGGCAAGCTCAAGCTGGGAAATTTGCCTGAAGGGAAGTGGCGATTTCTGGAAGCGAGCGAAAGCGTGGATTGA
- a CDS encoding (2Fe-2S)-binding protein, whose amino-acid sequence MVEKVSLNFTVNGETKTVHAWPMARLLDVLREELQLTGTKEGCGEGECGACSVMIDGELVNSCLIPVAQVADANIITIEGVADGEKLHAVQQAFIECGGAQCGICTPGMVLAAISLLERTPQPTEEDIRNGLAGNLCRCTGYMKIFDSVLKAVQAH is encoded by the coding sequence ATGGTTGAAAAGGTTTCCCTGAATTTCACCGTCAACGGCGAAACCAAAACGGTTCACGCTTGGCCGATGGCTCGGTTGCTGGACGTATTGCGCGAAGAGTTGCAACTGACCGGCACCAAAGAAGGTTGTGGCGAAGGCGAATGTGGCGCGTGTTCGGTGATGATTGACGGCGAACTGGTCAACAGTTGCCTGATTCCTGTCGCGCAAGTCGCGGACGCAAACATCATCACCATCGAGGGCGTTGCCGACGGCGAAAAGCTGCACGCTGTCCAACAAGCGTTTATTGAATGCGGCGGCGCCCAGTGCGGCATTTGCACGCCAGGAATGGTGTTGGCGGCCATCAGTTTGCTGGAACGAACTCCGCAGCCGACGGAGGAAGACATTCGAAACGGTCTGGCCGGAAATCTATGTCGCTGCACTGGGTATATGAAGATTTTTGATTCCGTGCTGAAGGCAGTTCAGGCTCATTAA
- a CDS encoding xanthine dehydrogenase family protein, protein MQNPIIGQPIFRKEGLEKVTGRARYVDDLVFPEMLHGVTVRSPIARGQIRTISFGDNIPWHEFTIVTAKDIPGANCVALILEDQPYLADGIVNHPEEPILLLAHSDKYLLEEARRAIQFDFEPLPAIFTLEDSLNQTEIIWGKDNVFKKFLIEKGDVDSALATADFIIEGEYETGAQEQLYIEPNGMIAIANPTEGVTVWGSMQCPYYVHKALIGLFGLGPEKIRVVQATTGGGFGGKEEYPSMIAGHAALLAWKSGKPVKMIYDRAEDMIATTKRHPSRTRINTAVTKEGRFLAAEIDFVIDGGAYATLSSVVLSRGTIHAAGPYNWPNVRVRSKAVATNHPPHGAFRGFGAPQSIFAMERHLNKVAQTIGLSPEELRRRNFLKEGQTTSTSQVVREKIDLSGLLDRALKLSEYHEKKMRFAQFNARSVTEKKGIGFATFMHGAGFTGSGEVYLSSVVGIEAAETGKIRVLTSNTEIGQGTLTIFSQIAAEALGVDVSQIEIAQPDTANVPNSGPTVASRTTMIVGKLVESAALGLKQTLVGSGLLGENYSMAEFTEACRSYLAKHGELKSFSKYEPPPGVHWDDEKYQGEAYGTYAWAVYVAEVTVDLVTYEARVNDFVALQEVGKVIHPVLAAGQIEGGVAQAIGYALYENVVWQNGRMVNNQMTNYIMPTSADLPPIRVYFEELPYAYGPSGAKGIGELPMDGPAPAILNAIEDAIGKSVNQIPLMPETLMKVMTAGGANG, encoded by the coding sequence ATGCAAAACCCCATCATCGGTCAACCCATTTTCCGCAAAGAAGGGCTGGAAAAAGTCACCGGACGAGCCAGATATGTGGACGATCTGGTTTTTCCCGAAATGTTGCATGGGGTTACGGTGCGGTCACCAATTGCGCGCGGACAGATTCGCACCATTTCGTTTGGCGACAACATTCCCTGGCACGAATTCACCATCGTCACTGCCAAAGATATTCCCGGAGCGAACTGCGTCGCGTTGATTTTGGAGGATCAGCCTTATCTGGCCGACGGAATTGTCAACCATCCGGAAGAGCCGATCCTGTTGCTGGCTCATTCGGACAAATATCTGCTGGAAGAAGCTCGCCGGGCCATCCAATTCGACTTTGAACCATTGCCCGCGATTTTCACTCTCGAAGATTCGCTCAACCAAACTGAAATCATCTGGGGCAAAGACAATGTCTTCAAAAAATTTCTGATCGAAAAGGGCGATGTTGATTCCGCCTTGGCAACCGCCGATTTCATCATCGAAGGCGAATACGAAACCGGCGCTCAGGAACAACTTTACATCGAACCCAACGGGATGATCGCCATCGCCAATCCAACGGAAGGCGTGACCGTTTGGGGTTCGATGCAATGCCCATATTACGTTCACAAAGCCTTGATTGGATTGTTTGGACTAGGGCCGGAAAAAATTCGCGTCGTGCAGGCGACGACCGGCGGCGGATTTGGCGGCAAGGAAGAGTATCCTTCGATGATTGCCGGCCATGCGGCTTTGCTGGCGTGGAAATCCGGCAAACCGGTCAAAATGATTTATGACCGGGCGGAAGATATGATTGCCACCACCAAACGCCATCCTTCCCGCACACGAATTAACACTGCGGTAACCAAAGAAGGGCGCTTTCTGGCTGCGGAAATTGATTTCGTGATTGATGGTGGAGCGTATGCCACTTTGTCATCGGTGGTTTTGTCGCGCGGAACGATTCACGCTGCTGGCCCTTACAACTGGCCGAATGTGCGCGTTCGCAGCAAAGCCGTCGCCACCAACCATCCGCCACACGGGGCCTTTCGCGGCTTCGGCGCTCCACAGAGCATTTTTGCGATGGAACGCCATCTGAATAAAGTCGCGCAGACAATCGGTTTGTCACCCGAAGAATTGCGCCGCCGCAATTTTCTGAAGGAAGGTCAAACGACTTCGACAAGCCAGGTCGTACGCGAAAAAATTGATCTTTCCGGCTTGCTCGACCGGGCCTTGAAACTCAGCGAATATCACGAAAAGAAAATGCGCTTTGCCCAATTCAATGCCCGCTCGGTTACTGAAAAGAAAGGCATTGGCTTCGCCACGTTTATGCACGGCGCGGGGTTCACCGGTTCGGGCGAAGTGTATTTGTCATCGGTTGTCGGCATCGAGGCCGCCGAAACCGGAAAAATTCGTGTACTGACTTCCAACACGGAAATCGGCCAAGGCACGCTCACTATTTTTTCGCAGATCGCCGCCGAGGCGCTGGGAGTTGATGTGAGCCAGATTGAAATCGCCCAGCCGGACACAGCCAATGTGCCAAACTCCGGCCCAACGGTCGCTTCACGCACAACGATGATTGTGGGCAAACTGGTCGAATCCGCCGCGCTTGGTTTGAAGCAAACGCTCGTTGGGAGCGGTTTGCTCGGCGAAAACTATTCGATGGCGGAATTCACTGAAGCTTGTCGCTCGTACCTCGCCAAACACGGCGAACTGAAATCTTTCAGCAAGTACGAACCACCGCCCGGCGTTCACTGGGACGATGAAAAGTACCAGGGTGAAGCATATGGAACTTACGCCTGGGCAGTGTATGTTGCCGAAGTCACAGTTGATTTGGTGACCTACGAAGCCCGCGTGAATGATTTTGTCGCTTTGCAGGAAGTCGGCAAAGTCATTCATCCGGTACTGGCCGCAGGACAAATCGAAGGCGGCGTCGCCCAAGCCATCGGCTATGCGCTGTATGAAAATGTGGTCTGGCAAAATGGGCGAATGGTGAACAACCAAATGACGAATTACATCATGCCCACATCGGCGGATTTGCCGCCGATCCGCGTGTATTTTGAGGAATTGCCTTATGCGTATGGCCCGTCAGGAGCAAAAGGCATTGGCGAATTGCCGATGGACGGCCCGGCTCCGGCAATCCTGAACGCCATTGAAGACGCCATTGGAAAATCTGTGAATCAAATTCCGCTGATGCCTGAAACCTTGATGAAGGTGATGACTGCAGGAGGCGCGAATGGTTGA
- a CDS encoding glycosyltransferase — translation MKIAILGTRGIPANYGGFETFAEQLGTRLVERGHQVTVYGRKHYSVTDSKFYRGVELVTLPTIRHKYFDTIIHTFLSVLHASPRKYDVILICNAANTIFSFIPRLFGTPTLVNVDGLERKRKKWNWVGRTYYLLSEWLSTFLPTAIVTDAQVIQDYYATRYKKESAMIAYGAEVARRAEPEKLSRFGLCPNGYVLYVSRLEPENNAHLVIEAFERVKTEMPLVVVGGAPYAQEYIAQLKSTRDSRVKFLGFVFGEDYRALQQNAYCYVHATEVGGTHPALIEAMGAGNCALTLNTPENREVINGAGIVYDSVTDLTAKLQQVIDHPEMIGEYRRRSMDRVLELYDWEQITNQYDVLLSNLAGVELPVRKSVVGRPIAAQTESAMKSFVQEPVKVRGAAKSVH, via the coding sequence ATGAAAATTGCCATTTTGGGGACGCGAGGTATACCCGCCAATTATGGTGGTTTTGAAACCTTCGCAGAGCAATTGGGGACGCGGTTGGTGGAGCGGGGGCATCAGGTGACGGTCTACGGGCGGAAACATTATTCGGTTACGGATAGCAAATTTTACCGCGGCGTTGAATTGGTTACATTGCCGACCATTCGCCACAAATACTTCGACACCATCATTCATACCTTCCTTTCGGTTCTACACGCTTCTCCACGGAAATATGATGTCATTTTGATTTGCAACGCGGCGAACACCATCTTTTCGTTTATCCCACGTTTGTTTGGAACCCCGACATTGGTCAACGTGGATGGGTTGGAGCGCAAACGCAAAAAATGGAATTGGGTTGGGCGGACATACTACCTTCTCTCGGAATGGCTTTCGACATTTTTGCCGACGGCGATTGTCACCGATGCTCAGGTGATTCAGGACTATTACGCCACGCGGTACAAAAAAGAATCGGCAATGATCGCCTACGGCGCTGAAGTTGCGCGTCGTGCCGAGCCAGAAAAACTTTCCCGCTTCGGATTATGTCCGAATGGTTATGTGTTGTATGTCAGCCGGTTGGAACCGGAAAACAATGCCCATCTGGTGATCGAAGCGTTTGAGAGGGTCAAAACGGAAATGCCGTTGGTGGTTGTCGGCGGAGCGCCGTATGCCCAGGAATATATTGCTCAGTTGAAAAGCACACGTGATTCGCGCGTAAAATTTCTTGGGTTTGTATTTGGTGAAGATTACCGCGCACTGCAACAAAACGCGTATTGTTATGTCCATGCCACGGAAGTCGGCGGGACACATCCGGCTTTGATCGAAGCGATGGGAGCAGGAAACTGCGCTTTGACGCTGAATACGCCTGAAAACCGGGAGGTCATCAACGGAGCAGGCATTGTTTACGACTCCGTTACGGATTTAACCGCCAAATTGCAACAGGTCATTGACCATCCGGAAATGATTGGCGAATACCGTCGCCGCTCAATGGATAGGGTATTGGAGCTTTACGATTGGGAACAGATTACGAATCAATATGATGTGTTGCTGTCGAATCTGGCAGGCGTTGAGCTTCCGGTCAGAAAATCCGTCGTCGGTAGGCCCATTGCCGCTCAAACCGAATCCGCAATGAAATCATTTGTCCAGGAGCCGGTAAAAGTTCGTGGCGCGGCGAAATCTGTCCATTGA
- a CDS encoding ABC transporter permease — protein MVLRDLTSRYKGSVMGLSWAIITPAVQIVIFTVIFSGIFSARFGEQGGHLRFAVYLFCGMLPWIAFSDGLLRSTTAMTDNINLVRRVVFPLEALPVNLAFSALIQQLLGTVVLLIAAGLMQRTLHLTVLWLPVLLIPQLLMTIGLGWLMASLGVFIRDMAQVNQLALQASMYLTPILYPETLVPPNYHWLVDANPIAPLIRSYRWSLLEGRMPDWRGLSFTMAFALLCFGFGYWWFERTKKAFADVM, from the coding sequence ATGGTGCTGCGTGATTTAACCAGTCGCTACAAAGGCTCAGTCATGGGCTTAAGCTGGGCAATCATCACCCCAGCAGTTCAGATCGTCATTTTCACGGTCATTTTTTCCGGAATCTTCAGCGCGCGCTTTGGCGAGCAAGGCGGCCATCTGCGGTTCGCCGTGTATTTGTTTTGTGGAATGTTGCCATGGATTGCCTTCAGCGATGGTCTGCTGCGGTCCACGACGGCGATGACCGACAACATCAATTTAGTGCGTCGAGTCGTTTTTCCGCTCGAAGCGTTGCCGGTCAACCTGGCGTTTTCAGCCCTAATCCAGCAGTTGTTGGGAACGGTTGTTTTGCTGATCGCGGCTGGGCTAATGCAACGGACGCTGCATTTGACTGTATTGTGGTTGCCGGTTTTGTTGATTCCTCAACTACTGATGACGATTGGCTTGGGATGGTTAATGGCCAGTCTGGGCGTGTTCATTCGTGATATGGCCCAGGTCAATCAACTGGCCCTACAAGCCAGCATGTACCTGACCCCGATTCTTTATCCGGAAACTCTGGTTCCGCCGAATTACCACTGGTTGGTGGATGCGAACCCAATTGCACCATTGATTCGCAGCTATCGTTGGAGCCTGTTGGAGGGTCGAATGCCGGATTGGCGTGGTTTGAGCTTTACGATGGCCTTTGCGCTGCTCTGCTTTGGGTTTGGGTATTGGTGGTTCGAGCGGACAAAAAAAGCCTTTGCCGATGTGATGTAA